The sequence AGTAGTAAGTTCTTAGTAGTAAGTAGTAAGTTCTTAGTAGTGAGTAGTGAGAACTGAGTAGTAAGTAGTCAATTCTGAATTTAAATTTAGAAACTACAAAGCCCTATATTATTAAAAGCAATATTACTTTTAATAGGAAAGTGCACAATATGTAATGTGCACATATACAGGATTATGTGCACATAATGTGCACATATATAGAACCAACCAGCTCGGTTCTGACCAGTCTGCCAATTCTGGTAATTCTGATTTTTGAAAAGCGAAATGCACAAGTGCAAAGTGTAAAGTGTAAATGCAAAGAGCAAAATGCAAATTGACATTCTGAATTTAAATTAAGAATTTAAGTTTCTAATTTCCCGTCTCTTCAAATAGCTGTATAAAGTTGTGTAAGGGACTTCAAGAATCTTAGCAATAGATGCTACTGATACACCTTTTTTCTAAACTCTTCTATATTGGTCCTTGTATTTGTCTAGTCCAGAAGAATAGCTACCTTTAGGACGTCCAAGGGGTTTACCTTTTGCTTTTCTTCTCCTTAAAGCTTCTTTTGTTCTTTGACTAATTAATTTCCTTTCTATTTCTGCAGTTATAGAAAAAGCCATAGCAAAGACTTTGGATTGCAAATCATCTTTTAAGACTTGCTTGTTCTTTACAACGTGAAGTTCCACACATTTTCTTAACAGAATGGAAAGGATTTCCATAATCTCCAGCATAGATCTACCGAGTCTGGAGAGTTCGGTAATAATCAAAACATTTCCTTTCGAAAGCATTAAGAATAAGATCTCCTACCTTTCTAACCTTTCAACTTTTCCTACCACTTATAGTTTCTTCTATAATCTCAATATTTCCTAGCTTTTTCTCATTAGCATATCTAAGAATTTCAAATCTTTGGTTTTCAGTCTCTTGTCTATCTGTAGAAACTCTTATGTAAGCACAGACATTCTCAGAAAACCTTACATGTATTCTAAATTCAAAGTACTTTACCTGTCTTAACGAGAGTTTATACTAAATAAAGATAACTCATCAAAGGGAGGGATAAATGAAATTAACTACAAAAAAATTAAAGAAAATATTCGACAAATGTTTCTCTGAAATCGGTAGAGAAAAGAATAAAGATGTTCAATGGTATTTAAAGAAACGTCCTAAACGCATCACAAAACAAAGTTTTTTTGAACAAGCCGTATGGGCAATATGGGTAGCAGGAAAAACTCGTCGCAGTGCAGAAACATTCCTTAGTCGTGCAGAAGAAAAAGGATTTGTTTGGGACTTCACCACTATTGCCTCTTGGAACAAAGCACGTTTAACTAAATTCATGGAAAAATTACATGGACGTCCCGTTCCTAAGGGTGCTCGCAAAAGATGGGAAGCGATCTACCAAATTGCTAAGCTTCTCAATAATTATTCAAATGAAGCGGAATTCCGCAAAGAATTCTTTAACGGAAAAATTAAAAGTGCCGAACTAGATAAAAACGATGTCAAAAATTTAGTCAAACTAGGTCTTCCATTTATAAGAAAAGCAAATGCCAGTTTTATTCTCAGAAATATGGGAGGCGAATTTATCAAGCATGATCGATGGGTAGAAGCATTTTTACGGCATTACAATTTATCTTTAGATGATTTAGAAAAAATGCTTCAGACTTTAAATATTCCATTAGGTCTCTTTGACATTGTTATATGGGCTTACTGTGAAAAATTTATAGGCGATACTAAAAAACTTAATGAACACTTTAAGCAAGCTTTTGGATAAAAAGATTACTTATAGCATTCATAGGAAGTTATAAAGATCCAATTTTTGGTTTAGTTCAAGGAGGGACTATGATAACCAAAAAAGACAAACTTTCTTATATTGAGGGTCAAATTAAAATGCAAGTATCTGACCTAGAGAAAGCATTTGAAATCATTAAGAAATATAAGGTTGATGTGAAAATTTCCATAAAAGAAAAAACTATCGAAATAGAATTAGGTTCCTTATCATCTACCCTCACAGTTAAAGATTTAATCTCAATGCTTCAAGAACTAGAACCTCTCTGCGTACCTTTAGAACGACCAATAGTCGATATTTTTTAAAATAGAAAATCAAGCTTAAAATAGAGGCACTATCAGTGATCAAATGGAAAAACGAAAAAAGAAAACCCACCTACATAGAAGGCTGGCTTAGAATACAGATATCTGATGTAGAAAAAGCATTAAGAACTATAGAAAAATATAACCTTAAAGCTTACATCCACACTAAAAAGGGAAATACTTGCGAAATTGACCTAAACTCTACTTCCTTCTCAATTAAAGAATTAATTTCAATGCTTCAAGAACTTAGTTCTATTTGCATACCTTTAGACTCAATAGCTAACATATTAAAAGAATTAGAAGAAGATGATGATAAACCCGAAAATAACAGCTGGCTAACCTAATCTATGAAACTTCAGAATTCCAAAAATAAATTTTGGAATAATCCATTGTTTGAAAGCACGCACTTCCTTTTCTGAAGAGAAGAACTTTTTGTAACTGGAAGTTTTGCGATAATTCCTTGAAAAGATGGTCGTAGGTTTTCCGTATGATAAAAGAAATAAAACAGACAATAGAATTTTACAATCAGTATGCAGAGAAACTGATAGAAAAATACGAAAAAGCAGAACCTAAGAAACTTCAAACTTTCATATTGAAATCGCTTCCTGGTAGAGAATCTAAAATTTTAGAAATAGGATTTGGATCAGGACGAGAACTAAAGTTTTTAATGGAGAATGGTTATCAAGTTTGGGGAGTAGATGGTGCAATAGAGTTTGTTAAGTTGGCAAAAAAGAGATTTCCTGAGATATCTAATCGTTTTTTCCACGCTTGTCTTCCAGATTTAAATCTTCCTTCTAACTATCTCAAGTTTTTTGATGTAATTATTTCTATCGCGGTTTTAATGCATATTCCAAAAAGGTTTTATAGACAAATTGCTAAGAACTTGGCTAAGTATCTAAAAGATGATGGTGTAGTAATTTTGAGTTATAGCTTAACTCCTCGAGAAGAAAGAGAAAGATTTTTTGAAAGGATGGATCCGAAAGATGTTTTGGAAGCCTTTTTAGCTGAAGGTTTTAGAAAAGAAGATGAACTAAAAACATCGGATGCTTTCTTAGAAAGAAGGGATATCCTGTGGATTACAGAGGTATATAGACTTGAAAGAAAAGATTGACATTGAGTATCTGATAAAGGTTAACAAAGTCATAGAACGGGAAAGGAAAAGCAGTACTTATAAGCTTGCCCTTATGTAGATGTAAAATCTTCAACAGACCTATAGATGTTCATTTAATAGGTGATCTTGCTTGGTTTTGAACTTCTGGGACCGAATAACTTTCTTTAATCCTGTTTTTCTTGAGTGCGTGTTTTCAAACAAGCAAGGGCTTCTTTCACAAGGAGGGATTTCACTGTTTGTGATTTTTGATTGTTTTTGAGAACGGTAATAGAAATTAAAAAAGATATATTTGAATGTATTCTATATGTAAATAGCATATAAATAGTGTATGCTTTATGTATACTTTCTACACTTAAGATAGATACTCAGTTTATTATGGAGAAACTTTGTTTATAGTTCCTAAAGAGAGAATAAGAATCTTAGGAAAATCTATAAAAGAAACTTCAGAAAGGATTTCTAGCTGGATATTTGGAAAATAGAAAGAAAAAAAAGAACTTAGGAAAGAGAAATCCTCTCCAGAATGGTTCAGTTTATCTTGTTTGTGGAAAATCTATAGTATTCCTTCTCGTTTAAGAAGCATTCTAACAAGAGTAGAGGCTGAAACTCCGTGTTCCTCAGCATACTGGTTAACTTTTTCTTTTTCTTCTCTTGAAAGATATACAGCGAGATATGTTTCACTTCTTTTTCTTTTGCCTTTTTTAGAAGTGACATTCTTTTTTAAATCTGCTTCTTGAAGAAACTCATCCATTCTCTTGAAGCCCATGGTTACATCTCCTGTATGTTTATTATGTATTTATACTGTATGCAAAATATATGTATTTTACATGTCACTTACAATTAGACTATCTATTTCTTTAATAAGCGTTTTTATTTCACGACACGCTTTAGAATTGGGGTTATACTCACAAACTGAAAGACCGTTTTGATAGGATCTTTTGTAATCTACGCGACGAAAAATTTTAGAGTTAAAGATTTTGAAAGTAGGAGAGGATTCTACAAACTTTTTTAACTCTATAATTTCCGAAAGGCTTCTTGCATCTGCATTGTTTATTAAAACATACACGTTTAAGTTAGGATTATACTTTCTTGCTTTTTCTACCACTTTCTCAAATTTTTGTAGACCAAAAATTTCTATCTGACTAGGAGATACAGGAGTAATAACCATATCTGAAACAACTAGAGCAAATCTGTTAAGGTCATTATCGTAACCACCACTATCTATAAGAAGCTTCTCATTCTTCCTTTCCTGCAAAATCGTTTTTATATCCTCAAGAGTTTCAGGAGTAAATACTTGTAATAATTTTCCTTGTTCCCTTTCCCGAATTTTTGAGAAAAGATAACAAGAGTGCTGACTGTCCAGGTCTATAATCGGAACCTGCATTTCTACAGCGAGGTTGACTGCTATTGTTGACTTACCTACTCCTCCCTTTTGATGGGCTACGGTAATTATCATGGATAACTCCTGAATTTAAAATTTAGTCATTGCACTTACAAGTATACCACATATAATAAGCATGTTGTATAGATACTTTTTATATGTGAAATACATATATAAAACATATAAGTTTCGAACAACTATTTTCTTTCTCCTTAAAACAACGGTAAATGGGAATCGAA is a genomic window of Desulfurobacteriaceae bacterium containing:
- a CDS encoding class I SAM-dependent methyltransferase; protein product: MIKEIKQTIEFYNQYAEKLIEKYEKAEPKKLQTFILKSLPGRESKILEIGFGSGRELKFLMENGYQVWGVDGAIEFVKLAKKRFPEISNRFFHACLPDLNLPSNYLKFFDVIISIAVLMHIPKRFYRQIAKNLAKYLKDDGVVILSYSLTPREERERFFERMDPKDVLEAFLAEGFRKEDELKTSDAFLERRDILWITEVYRLERKD
- a CDS encoding ParA family protein → MIITVAHQKGGVGKSTIAVNLAVEMQVPIIDLDSQHSCYLFSKIREREQGKLLQVFTPETLEDIKTILQERKNEKLLIDSGGYDNDLNRFALVVSDMVITPVSPSQIEIFGLQKFEKVVEKARKYNPNLNVYVLINNADARSLSEIIELKKFVESSPTFKIFNSKIFRRVDYKRSYQNGLSVCEYNPNSKACREIKTLIKEIDSLIVSDM
- a CDS encoding recombinase family protein — translated: MLSKGNVLIITELSRLGRSMLEIMEILSILLRKCVELHVVKNKQVLKDDLQSKVFAMAFSITAEIERKLISQRTKEALRRRKAKGKPLGRPKGSYSSGLDKYKDQYRRV
- a CDS encoding recombinase family protein; this translates as MHVRFSENVCAYIRVSTDRQETENQRFEILRYANEKKLGNIEIIEETISGRKS